In Tindallia magadiensis, one DNA window encodes the following:
- a CDS encoding zinc ribbon domain-containing protein, whose amino-acid sequence MADFFKKLRKEMDEGVTIASVKSKNLIETTKIRNRISSLQGQKESRLNELGVQYYRGWSMEEIQTEDVQNRLQTICENIKAIDQEIQLKEEEIEKIHKEEQDLMNRKKPQLCKCGQNINPEALFCNHCGAKVEEVLKKNGAGEESKSELAECSCGKTIREGTKFCGGCGNNVEHLFNSSDQKED is encoded by the coding sequence ATGGCAGATTTTTTTAAGAAACTAAGAAAAGAAATGGATGAGGGCGTAACCATCGCCAGTGTAAAGTCAAAAAACTTGATAGAAACAACAAAAATACGGAATCGAATTTCAAGCTTGCAAGGACAAAAGGAATCCCGGTTAAACGAACTAGGCGTTCAATATTACCGAGGCTGGTCAATGGAAGAAATTCAGACGGAAGATGTTCAAAACCGACTGCAAACCATCTGTGAAAACATTAAGGCCATTGATCAGGAAATTCAATTGAAAGAAGAAGAGATCGAAAAGATACATAAAGAAGAGCAGGACTTAATGAATCGAAAAAAACCTCAATTATGTAAATGTGGACAAAACATTAATCCAGAAGCTCTCTTTTGTAATCATTGTGGCGCTAAGGTGGAGGAAGTCTTAAAAAAGAATGGGGCCGGAGAAGAAAGTAAGAGCGAACTTGCTGAATGCAGTTGCGGCAAAACGATTAGAGAAGGAACTAAGTTTTGTGGTGGTTGTGGAAACAATGTAGAGCATCTTTTTAACTCTTCCGATCAAAAGGAGGATTAA
- a CDS encoding zinc ribbon domain-containing protein, with product MNQYKKISPSLLGLVLICFLLPFITVSCEGETIARLSGVELMTGSQVGTGFAAERVESSPEIVVTAILVVAGLITAILKKYLFAGIASGIGVISLLMFRSRVNESAMQFYPAIVRLRIGYWLALLLLIGAAGVYLYYHFTDKNQSRKIDEKKEVNPINASKVFCTQCGSQQEATDIFCTSCGAKREA from the coding sequence ATGAATCAGTATAAAAAGATCTCTCCATCCTTATTGGGTCTTGTGTTGATTTGTTTTTTACTGCCCTTTATCACTGTCTCTTGTGAAGGCGAAACCATTGCCCGCCTATCAGGCGTTGAATTAATGACTGGATCTCAGGTAGGAACTGGATTTGCAGCGGAAAGAGTAGAATCTAGTCCGGAAATAGTAGTAACAGCGATCCTGGTAGTGGCAGGTTTAATAACGGCGATTTTAAAAAAATACCTATTTGCTGGGATTGCTAGCGGCATAGGCGTCATTTCATTACTAATGTTTCGGTCTCGTGTCAATGAAAGTGCCATGCAATTTTATCCAGCCATTGTAAGGCTGAGAATTGGATATTGGCTTGCTTTGTTGCTGTTAATAGGAGCTGCTGGTGTTTACTTGTATTATCATTTTACAGACAAAAATCAAAGCAGGAAGATTGATGAGAAGAAAGAAGTGAATCCTATCAATGCATCAAAGGTATTCTGCACTCAATGCGGAAGTCAGCAAGAAGCAACCGATATCTTCTGCACCAGTTGCGGAGCCAAAAGAGAAGCGTAA
- a CDS encoding FMN-binding protein → MMSLIQSKSFKTGMAILFALLLAFTVTGCGDTSTEEEAPAAEPHTLTGSGEGYAGTITVEVEMLEDEIQSIEVIESSDTPGIADGAFDAVIGKIIENQGTEDIDVVSGATGSSQGLLDAVEDALAQ, encoded by the coding sequence ATGATGTCATTGATTCAAAGTAAATCATTCAAAACAGGTATGGCTATCTTGTTTGCATTGCTTCTTGCTTTTACCGTAACCGGTTGTGGGGATACAAGCACAGAAGAAGAAGCACCTGCTGCAGAGCCTCATACCTTAACAGGTTCTGGCGAAGGTTATGCCGGTACGATCACGGTTGAAGTTGAAATGCTGGAAGATGAGATTCAAAGCATCGAAGTAATTGAGTCTTCAGACACTCCAGGTATTGCTGACGGTGCTTTTGATGCTGTTATCGGCAAAATCATCGAAAACCAAGGCACAGAAGATATTGACGTGGTTTCCGGAGCTACCGGATCAAGCCAAGGTCTTTTAGATGCTGTGGAAGATGCACTTGCTCAGTAA